A window of Vigna unguiculata cultivar IT97K-499-35 chromosome 4, ASM411807v1, whole genome shotgun sequence contains these coding sequences:
- the LOC114182750 gene encoding metalloendoproteinase 1-like — translation MALNLLTFSISFFLFFVTKPFSIVEPRTLEASEDSFLRTLRNLRGIRKGQRVRGTIELKSYLNKYGYLNNYSHNNHFDETVELALKQYQVFHHLPATGHMNAETLRKMSLPRCGVPDVVVTPQHDDDNLKGLAILANYTFFRGSPRWDESKRALTYRFESSANVLRMDLVRYAVNNAFRSWSRVSDFTFTEIPFQNSFGSYFYPNYNPNPINIAIGFHRRDHGDGHPFDGPGRVLAHTFAPQDGRLHFDADESWVSDPRGESIGSGEDAGWEWVWGQGWRRRVAPRARSREIDLESVALHEIGHLLGLGHSSVPDSIMYPSYEGVRRYLSQDDKDGIAALYGYKK, via the coding sequence ATGGCTCTTAATCTTTTAACATTTTCAATctccttcttccttttctttgtAACGAAGCCATTTTCAATTGTTGAGCCAAGAACCCTAGAAGCCTCCGAGGATTCATTCCTCAGAACTCTTCGAAATCTAAGGGGCATCAGAAAGGGACAAAGGGTGAGAGGCACGATCGAACTCAAGAGCTACCTCAACAAATATGGCTACCTAAACAACTATTCACACAACAACCACTTCGACGAAACCGTAGAGCTTGCTCTGAAGCAGTACCAAGTGTTCCATCACCTACCAGCCACAGGTCACATGAATGCCGAAACCCTAAGAAAAATGAGCCTCCCACGTTGTGGAGTACCCGATGTTGTTGTCACCCCACAACATGACGACGACAACCTTAAAGGGTTAGCGATTCTCGCAAACTATACCTTCTTTCGCGGGTCACCGAGATGGGACGAGTCAAAGAGGGCACTGACCTATAGATTTGAGTCAAGTGCTAACGTGTTGAGAATGGATCTTGTGAGGTATGCAGTGAACAATGCGTTCCGAAGTTGGTCAAGAGTGAGTGACTTCACATTCACCGAGATTCCATTTCAGAATAGTTTTGGTTCTTACTTCTACCCTAATTATAACCCTAACCCGATTAACATAGCCATAGGATTCCACCGTCGAGACCATGGAGATGGGCACCCGTTTGATGGGCCGGGTCGGGTTTTGGCCCACACTTTTGCACCACAAGATGGGAGGTTACACTTTGACGCTGATGAGTCGTGGGTTAGTGACCCTAGAGGTGAAAGTATCGGGTCGGGTGAGGATGCGGGTTGGGAGTGGGTTTGGGGTCAGGGTTGGCGGAGGAGAGTGGCTCCAAGGGCAAGAAGTAGAGAAATTGATTTGGAAAGTGTGGCATTGCATGAAATAGGTCATCTTTTAGGACTTGGACATAGTAGTGTTCCGGACTCAATCATGTACCCTAGTTACGAAGGAGTGAGGAGATATTTAAGTCAAGATGATAAAGATGGTATAGCAGCTTTATATGGTTATAAAAAATAG
- the LOC114181866 gene encoding CRM-domain containing factor CFM2, chloroplastic-like: protein MLLPAAHFHFFHIFPLSSSSLHFFPLQFPITKTKFFSRCSATNYETGSRGSSAIEHMAEKLRRLGITESPTSNSSGGEIRVLFPHELPKQRGEEMFEPSWSTPLNPVPVPGSGIAVLSAREVERRRKRRKEELMRRKEPLPTLAELSLPDSEIRRLTTLGFAARRKVRLAKAGVTERMVNVIHELWKHTEVVRVFCEEFSRFDMRRTHDVLERKTGGLVVWRSGTKVILYRGTDYKYPNFLSDKVSRQDNTSDDASQLVNSDDKYFYKSESHLSESNSAACALENSNAKTAKPALILGVGTPNKVRFQLPDEAELAEDTDCLLMGLGPRFTDWWGSDPLPVDADLLPAVDPGYRKPFRLLPYGVNPKLTADEMTTLKRLGRPLPCHFALGRNRNLQGLAAAIIKLWERCEIAKIAVKRGVQNTSSKIMAAELKRLTGGILLSRDREFFALYRGKDYLSATMSSVIKKRAKNKMHEPKARNSSSAKVTPEQKGGTIECDSEVKVRNFQKDTKRPMLTKAELAIKRISIKLSMALEKKAKAEKILADLINAESPREQELDKEGITKEEKYMLRRIGLMMKPFLLLGRRGVFDGTVENMHLHWKYRELVKIICNGSLEDVHQISLTLEAESGGILVAVERVRKGFAIIVYRGKNYSAPPCLRVRKLLNKRQALKRSIEAQRRESYKRRILMLEKKINELKLQMVEGNEANSKQIVEAWRFDMATDKQEAFSNFINWNSPKEASVDNQQAIQEQPVELIDSGGINQGEQDNSVSWKSPREASVDNQQAIQEQPIELIDSGESHQSEQENSINWNSPTEASVDNQQALQEQPIELIDGCGAHHGVPKHSINWNSPKEVSLENLQVIQEYSVQLINGLGARQDEPKNSINWNSPKEASVDNLEGIHDQPDELIDSSGAHQGEPENFTSWNSSIKASISNLQAVQHKPVELIDGSGARRDEPESWPSLIHKETQLDEMSDSDNEHCISNSKAMEPSSSSSSKNDPEPSVPVINMSFPSRSLHLSTKERLLLRKQALKMKQPVVVIGKSNIVSSVVQAIKLHFEQYPLAIVNVKGRSKETTVQELVFKLEQETGSLLVSREPSNIILYRGWPADEPINAKNVNKMSKDRRITSNVSTGYTHRSRNTKRRISMIGRRRIGTRIGKRSIGRTSSRSNFNFRRNSSPIFSPSS, encoded by the exons ATGTTGCTTCCTGCAGCTCACTTCCACTTCTTCCACatttttcctctctcttcttcttctttgcaCTTTTTCCCTCTTCAATTCCCCATAACCAAAACCAAATTCTTCAGTCGTTGTTCCGCAACCAACTATGAAACCGGATCCCGTGGCTCCTCCGCCATCGAACATATGGCGGAAAAGCTCCGCCGCCTCGGCATCACCGAATCGCCTACCTCCAACTCCTCCGGCGGCGAAATTCGCGTGCTGTTCCCTCACGAACTCCCGAAGCAGCGCGGGGAGGAAATGTTCGAGCCGAGTTGGAGCACGCCGCTGAACCCGGTGCCGGTCCCTGGGAGTGGCATCGCGGTGCTGAGCGCGAGGGAGGTGGAGAGGCGGAGAAAGCGGAGGAAAGAGGAATTAATGAGGCGGAAGGAGCCGTTGCCGACGCTGGCGGAGCTGAGCCTCCCGGACTCCGAGATTCGGCGGCTGACGACGCTAGGGTTTGCGGCGAGGCGGAAGGTGCGGCTTGCGAAGGCTGGCGTCACGGAGCGGATGGTGAACGTGATTCACGAGCTGTGGAAGCACACCGAGGTGGTGAGGGTCTTTTGTGAGGAGTTTTCTAGATTTGACATGAGAAGGACTCATGATGTGTTGGAG AGAAAAACTGGTGGCCTCGTTGTTTGGAGATCTGGAACTAAGGTAATACTGTACAGAGGGACTGATTATAAGTATCCTAACTTCCTATCAGATAAAGTTTCGAGACAAGACAACACTAGTGATGATGCTTCGCAACTTGTCAACAGcgatgataaatatttttataaaagtgaGAGTCACTTATCTGAATCAAATTCAGCAGCATGTGCTCTGGAAAATTCAAATGCCAAAACAGCAAAACCTGCACTGATACTAGGTGTTGGTACTCCCAATAAAGTACGATTTCAACTGCCTGATGAGGCAGAGCTAGCTGAAGATACAGACTGCTTGCTAATGGGGCTTGGGCCAAGATTTACTGATTGGTGGGGAAGTGACCCTCTGCCTGTTGATGCTGATCTTCTGCCTGCCGTTGACCCTGGTTATAGAAAGCCTTTTCGTCTTCTTCCATATGGTGTGAATCCTAAACTAACAGCTGATGAAATGACCACTTTGAAGAGACTTGGCAGACCTCTACCTTGTCATTTTGCATTAG GGAGAAACAGAAACCTTCAAGGATTGGCTGCTGCAATTATTAAGCTTTGGGAAAGATGTGAGATAGCCAAGATTGCTGTGAAAAGAGGTGTGCAGAATACCAGCAGTAAAATAATGGCTGCAGAGTTAAAG CGTCTGACAGGAGGAATTCTCCTTTCCCGGGATAGAGAATTTTTTGCTCTGTATCGAGGAAAGGACTACTTGTCAGCTACAATGTCTTCAGTCATTAAAAAGCGTGCGAAAAATAAAATGCACGAACCTAAGGCTAGAAACAGTTCATCTGCTAAAGTCACTCCAGAACAGAAAGGGGGAACCATAGAGTGTGATTCTGAAGTAAAGGTTAGGAACTTCCAGAAGGATACTAAACGACCAATGTTGACTAAGGCTGAGTTAGCTATCAAAAGAATTAGCATCAAATTGTCAATG GCATTAGAAAAGAAAGCAAAGGCGGAAAAAATTCTAGCTGATCTGATAAATGCAGAGAGTCCCCGAGAACAAGAACTTGATAAAGAGGGTATTACTAAAGAAGAGAAATACATGCTGCGGAGGATTGGCTTGATGATGAAACCCTTCCTGTTACTAG GTAGACGAGGAGTTTTTGATGGAACAGTAGAAAATATGCATCTTCATTGGAAGTATCGGGAGCTTGTGAAGATAATATGTAACGGAAGCCTGGAAGATGTTCATCAGATATCTTTGACCTTAGAGGCAGAAAGTGGTGGAATATTAGTGGCAGTAGAGAGAGTGAGAAAGGGCTTTGCAATCATTGTGTATCGTGGAAAGAATTATAGTGCCCCTCCTTGTCTGAGGGTTCGAAAGCTTTTAAATAAAAGGCAAGCTTTGAAGCGTTCTATAGAGGCACAGCGCCGTGAG TCGTACAAGCGTCGTATTTTGATgctagaaaagaaaataaatgaactGAAACTTCAGATG GTGGAAGGTAACGAGGCTAACAGTAAGCAGATAGTTGAAGCGTGGAGATTTGACATG GCTACAGACAAACAAGAAgctttttcaaatttcataaattggAATTCTCCTAAAGAAGCATCTGTTGACAATCAACAAGCAATACAGGAGCAGCCAGTTGAGCTGATTGATAGCGGTGGAATTAATCAAGGTGAACAAGATAATTCTGTCAGTTGGAAATCTCCTAGAGAAGCTTCTGTTGACAATCAACAAGCAATACAGGAGCAGCCAATTGAGCTGATTGATAGTGGTGAATCGCATCAAAGCGAACAAGAAAATTCTATAAATTGGAATTCTCCTACAGAAGCTTCCGTTGACAATCAACAAGCACTACAAGAGCAGCCGATTGAGCTTATTGATGGATGTGGAGCTCATCATGGTGTACCAAAACATTCCATAAATTGGAATTCTCCTAAAGAAGTTTCTCTTGAAAATCTACAAGTAATACAGGAGTACTCTGTTCAGCTTATTAATGGACTTGGAGCTCGCCAAGATGAACCAAAAAATTCCATAAATTGGAATTCGCCTAAAGAAGCTTCTGTTGACAATCTAGAAGGAATACATGATCAGCCAGATGAGCTGATCGATAGTAGTGGAGCTCATCAAGGTGAACCAGAAAATTTCACTAGTTGGAATTCTTCAATAAAAGCTTCCATTAGCAATCTGCAAGCAGTACAGCACAAACCAGTTGAGCTGATTGATGGGAGTGGAGCTCGACGAGATGAACCAGAATCCTGGCCTAGTTTAATTCACAAGGAAACACAA TTGGATGAAATGAGTGATTCTGATAATGAGCATTGCATCTCCAATAGCAAGGCAATGGAGCCatcatcatcgtcatcatcaAAAAATGATCCTGAACCATCAGTTCCAGTGATAAATATGAGTTTCCCTTCTAGATCTCTGCATCTTTCAACCAAAGAGAGGCTTCTTCTACGGAAGCAGGCCTTAAAGATGAAGCAACCTGTTGTTGTCATAG GAAAGAGCAATATTGTGTCTTCTGTTGTGCAAGCAATTAAACTTCATTTTGAACAGTACCCTCTTGCTATAGTTAATGTCAAAGGAAGGTCAAAAGAAACCACAGTTCAGGAGCTGGTGTTCAAGCTAGAG CAAGAAACAGGTTCCCTTCTAGTCTCTCGGGAGCCTAGTAACATCATACTATATAGGGGTTGGCCAGCAGATGAACCAATCAATgcaaaaaatgttaataaaatgaGTAAAGATAGAAGGATAACATCCAATGTCTCCACTGGGTATACACACAGGAGCAGGAACACGAAAAGAAGAATAAGTATGATAGGGAGAAGAAGAATTGGTACTAGGATAGGGAAAAGAAGTATTGGTAGGACAAGCTCTaggtcaaattttaattttaggagAAACTCTTCCCCCATCTTTAGCCCTAGTTCGTAA